One Thermococcus sp. EP1 DNA window includes the following coding sequences:
- a CDS encoding MnhB domain-containing protein, whose translation MTTTIIRTTTRFLASLILVFGAYIILHGHLTPGGGFQGGAVFASGLALLIVANSKDKVQELFEKTPLTQLESIGALGFLGIGLLGLMGYTFLKNAIANSGFLFGAPTPEGINPGYLNTGGTLSYLNIFVGTKVLAGLTSIILIFFLILRRERDEW comes from the coding sequence ATGACTACCACGATCATAAGGACAACTACTAGATTTCTAGCTTCATTGATACTTGTATTTGGAGCGTATATAATCCTCCATGGACATTTAACCCCAGGAGGTGGTTTTCAGGGAGGAGCAGTTTTTGCAAGTGGTTTGGCGTTGTTGATCGTGGCTAACAGCAAAGACAAAGTCCAAGAACTCTTTGAAAAAACTCCCTTAACTCAACTGGAAAGCATTGGTGCACTTGGATTTTTGGGCATCGGCCTCTTAGGATTAATGGGCTATACCTTCCTGAAAAATGCAATAGCAAACAGTGGATTTCTCTTTGGCGCCCCCACACCAGAGGGGATAAATCCTGGATACTTGAATACTGGAGGAACCCTCTCATACCTTAACATCTTCGTTGGAACAAAAGTCTTGGCTGGTCTTACAAGCATCATACTAATCTTCTTCTTGATTCTAAGGAGGGAGAGAGATGAATGGTAA
- a CDS encoding Na+/H+ antiporter subunit E gives MSFATSFLWSLIVYLVLTAGSGSVLLWSPEELVAGIIIAAIIGYVTRNIMDERLDYFFNPKRWVLFIVYALGPFFYAMAKANLDVAYRVITGKIRPGIVKISPDLTRDESRTLLANSITLTPGTFTLEIDEEGNFYVHWINVPPGKEKPTPEELCGYLPKWARRIAE, from the coding sequence ATGTCCTTTGCAACATCTTTCCTTTGGTCGTTAATTGTATACCTTGTTTTGACTGCAGGTTCAGGCAGTGTTTTACTATGGAGTCCAGAAGAACTAGTGGCGGGCATTATAATAGCAGCCATAATAGGCTATGTTACAAGAAATATAATGGATGAAAGACTGGATTACTTCTTTAATCCAAAAAGATGGGTGCTTTTTATTGTATATGCACTAGGGCCCTTTTTCTATGCCATGGCAAAAGCGAACCTTGATGTTGCTTATAGAGTCATTACAGGCAAGATAAGGCCAGGAATTGTCAAAATCTCTCCAGATTTGACTAGAGATGAAAGCAGAACGCTTCTAGCAAATTCAATAACTCTAACACCAGGAACGTTTACACTTGAAATTGACGAAGAAGGTAATTTCTATGTTCACTGGATTAATGTGCCTCCTGGAAAAGAGAAACCAACTCCTGAGGAACTTTGTGGATATTTACCAAAATGGGCAAGGAGGATTGCGGAATGA
- a CDS encoding proton-conducting transporter membrane subunit codes for MIEHLPALMVAVPLFGAFIAPLFKKHYKGVSMWAALITGSTVILSLLLAKQVVTNGIMVYVFGADKPSIVLPSGYAVPIRIMFEVDAMGAFMAISATLMSFIGAIYSYTHVEKEAGLEKYYALLMLLETGILGMVLTGDLFNLFVFLEIAGIAGSALVGFRNYRGEASEAGIKYLIVSAVASLMVLFAVAILYGQYGNLNLAYIAKNVSFNMVDMIALGLLFTSFAMKCGAVPMHYWVPDAYTEVPAGINPPLLVATYASLYALFRVSFTLFANIVIDLARVGWIMSILGVLTMFIGVTMALVQKDVKRLMSYHAISQTGYMLLGVGVGLTVLHDPSKLAEFGRDAMAGGVFHIINHIIYKSLLLMTAGALFYVTGTRNLNEMGGLARKMPITTISFMVGAAAISGLPPFNGFASKILIYETSYRLNPLLTVFAMVTSVLTLASFVKVFASAFLGPPLEKFQDKREVPKPMVIAMLILAVLCILFGLFPNLVLDKLVYPAVDALINFAQYHSWGGLA; via the coding sequence ATGATTGAGCACTTACCTGCTTTGATGGTGGCGGTTCCACTCTTTGGAGCGTTTATAGCACCGCTCTTCAAGAAGCATTACAAAGGGGTCTCGATGTGGGCCGCCTTGATCACTGGCAGTACTGTAATTCTCTCCCTCTTGCTGGCAAAGCAAGTAGTCACTAATGGAATAATGGTATATGTCTTTGGAGCAGACAAGCCATCTATAGTATTGCCTTCTGGTTACGCAGTTCCGATAAGAATTATGTTTGAAGTAGATGCAATGGGAGCCTTCATGGCAATTTCTGCCACTTTGATGAGCTTTATTGGGGCCATATATTCATATACACATGTTGAAAAAGAGGCGGGGTTGGAAAAATACTATGCATTGCTAATGCTCTTAGAAACCGGAATTTTGGGCATGGTGCTCACTGGAGATCTATTTAACCTGTTTGTGTTCTTAGAAATAGCAGGAATAGCAGGTTCAGCCTTAGTGGGCTTTAGAAACTACCGTGGGGAAGCAAGTGAAGCTGGAATAAAGTATCTTATCGTTAGTGCTGTAGCTTCTCTTATGGTACTATTTGCAGTGGCTATACTTTATGGTCAGTATGGAAACCTGAATTTAGCTTACATAGCAAAAAATGTATCCTTTAACATGGTAGACATGATAGCTCTTGGGTTGTTATTTACGTCATTTGCAATGAAGTGCGGTGCAGTTCCAATGCATTACTGGGTACCTGATGCTTATACTGAAGTGCCAGCTGGAATAAACCCACCCTTGTTGGTAGCAACATATGCAAGCCTTTACGCTCTCTTTAGGGTCAGTTTTACGCTCTTTGCGAACATAGTAATAGACCTCGCTCGGGTAGGCTGGATAATGTCCATCCTTGGAGTGCTCACAATGTTCATTGGAGTTACAATGGCTCTTGTGCAAAAAGACGTCAAGAGATTGATGAGCTATCACGCTATCTCTCAGACAGGTTACATGCTTTTGGGTGTGGGTGTTGGATTAACAGTGTTACATGACCCATCTAAGCTCGCAGAATTTGGAAGGGATGCAATGGCAGGAGGAGTTTTCCATATAATTAACCACATCATTTACAAGAGCTTACTTCTGATGACGGCGGGAGCACTCTTTTATGTCACTGGAACTAGGAATCTCAACGAAATGGGAGGTCTAGCAAGAAAAATGCCAATAACAACAATAAGCTTCATGGTCGGAGCTGCCGCAATATCTGGTTTACCGCCATTTAACGGATTTGCAAGTAAGATCCTAATTTATGAGACTTCCTATAGGTTAAACCCCCTCCTTACGGTATTCGCTATGGTAACTAGTGTCCTGACACTGGCTTCATTCGTTAAGGTTTTTGCATCAGCCTTCCTTGGACCGCCATTAGAGAAATTCCAAGATAAACGAGAAGTTCCGAAGCCCATGGTTATAGCAATGCTCATTTTGGCAGTATTGTGTATACTATTCGGTCTATTCCCGAACCTAGTATTGGATAAACTTGTGTATCCAGCAGTTGATGCGTTAATTAACTTTGCACAATATCATAGCTGGGGTGGTTTAGCATGA
- a CDS encoding NADH-quinone oxidoreductase subunit B family protein, which translates to MSEREMLEKKISKLCKYLGRSPWVFHVNSGSCNGCDIEIIAALTPRYDAERFGVKLVGTPRHADILLVTGPITDQSLERVKLIYEQTPDPKVVIAIGACPTGGSVFFESPFTNAPLDKHIPVDVFIPGCPPRPEAVLHGVVLGLEKLLKKIEGEKE; encoded by the coding sequence ATGAGTGAGAGAGAAATGCTTGAAAAAAAGATCTCAAAACTTTGTAAATATCTTGGAAGATCACCTTGGGTCTTTCACGTTAATAGTGGTTCATGTAACGGATGTGATATTGAGATAATTGCTGCATTGACTCCTCGTTATGATGCGGAGAGGTTTGGTGTTAAACTAGTAGGAACACCAAGACATGCAGACATTTTACTTGTAACTGGGCCGATTACTGATCAGAGTCTTGAGAGAGTTAAGTTGATCTATGAACAAACTCCAGACCCAAAAGTTGTTATTGCTATTGGTGCTTGTCCGACGGGAGGGAGTGTATTTTTTGAGAGTCCTTTCACGAATGCGCCACTTGATAAGCATATCCCAGTAGATGTGTTTATTCCGGGATGTCCTCCAAGACCTGAGGCAGTTCTTCATGGTGTAGTTTTGGGCTTGGAAAAGCTTCTAAAAAAGATAGAAGGTGAGAAAGAATGA
- the mbhE gene encoding hydrogen gas-evolving membrane-bound hydrogenase subunit E translates to MRRALGLFAFLAFTLFLFAAAISIRPFGEPPHMEMDAYFIDHAQEEASANNVVTSVVFDYRGFDTLGEATVLFTAVAGVLMALRQYGGRGK, encoded by the coding sequence ATGAGGAGAGCATTGGGACTTTTTGCGTTCTTAGCATTTACGCTATTCCTGTTTGCAGCGGCCATAAGTATAAGGCCTTTTGGAGAACCTCCTCATATGGAAATGGATGCATACTTTATAGATCACGCTCAAGAAGAAGCGTCAGCTAATAACGTCGTTACAAGCGTTGTGTTTGACTACAGGGGTTTCGATACTCTTGGTGAAGCCACAGTTCTGTTTACTGCAGTTGCTGGAGTTTTAATGGCACTGAGACAGTACGGGGGGAGAGGAAAATGA
- a CDS encoding sodium:proton antiporter: MNGNIFVNFPFIVVAILLALGFYTIGFKRNLIKVVIGIEILEGAVNMFIVAVGYIKGGYVPIYTQAPQEAVGRMVLPTPQALTLTSIVIGVAVTALMLAFAVNIYKHYGTLDITRVRRLRG; the protein is encoded by the coding sequence ATGAATGGTAACATCTTTGTGAACTTTCCATTTATTGTAGTTGCAATCCTACTTGCGTTAGGATTTTACACTATTGGCTTCAAGCGGAATCTCATAAAAGTAGTTATCGGAATTGAAATCTTAGAAGGCGCTGTGAACATGTTCATTGTAGCTGTAGGATACATCAAAGGTGGATATGTGCCAATCTACACTCAAGCACCACAGGAAGCTGTGGGAAGAATGGTTCTCCCGACTCCCCAAGCATTGACTCTTACGAGCATTGTCATAGGTGTTGCAGTAACTGCGTTGATGCTTGCCTTTGCGGTTAACATCTACAAGCACTATGGAACCCTAGATATTACAAGAGTAAGGAGGTTGAGGGGATGA
- a CDS encoding NADH-quinone oxidoreductase subunit B family protein has protein sequence MGKLTNFKRSLWVFHASGGSCNACDIEIIAALTPRYDAERFGIKLVGSPRHADVLLVTGAIPRDFADKLRRVYEQMPDPKAVIVIGNCGTSGGVFYDSYNIVGPIDEIIPVDVYVPGCPPRPEAIIDAVVKAWLKLEKLEKQLEGEEE, from the coding sequence ATGGGAAAACTAACCAATTTTAAGCGCTCTCTTTGGGTCTTTCATGCCTCAGGAGGTTCATGTAACGCATGTGATATCGAAATAATTGCAGCATTAACCCCTAGATATGACGCAGAAAGATTTGGAATAAAACTCGTTGGGAGTCCAAGGCACGCTGACGTGCTTTTGGTAACGGGGGCAATTCCTAGAGACTTTGCTGACAAGCTAAGACGTGTCTATGAGCAAATGCCAGATCCAAAAGCAGTGATAGTGATAGGGAACTGTGGGACCAGTGGAGGAGTTTTCTATGACTCATACAATATAGTTGGTCCAATAGACGAAATAATTCCAGTAGATGTCTATGTTCCAGGGTGTCCTCCGAGGCCAGAGGCCATAATAGATGCAGTGGTGAAAGCTTGGCTTAAACTTGAGAAGCTTGAAAAACAATTGGAGGGGGAGGAAGAATGA
- the mnhG gene encoding monovalent cation/H(+) antiporter subunit G: protein MIEWLLLLLLAIGVGFNLLASVGILRFPDVYTRIHASTKCTTFGTIFIVLSAIVYSIYNWRLSHETAWITMGIHSALVVIFLVLTNPVGAHALGRAARKSGIRPYGAVIDELEGRL from the coding sequence ATGATCGAGTGGCTATTATTACTCTTGCTTGCCATTGGAGTGGGTTTCAATCTGTTAGCGAGCGTGGGGATCCTTAGATTTCCCGATGTTTATACAAGGATTCACGCTTCTACAAAGTGTACCACGTTCGGTACTATTTTCATAGTACTCAGTGCGATCGTTTATTCAATCTACAACTGGAGACTTAGCCATGAGACTGCATGGATTACAATGGGAATTCATTCAGCACTTGTGGTCATATTCTTGGTCTTAACAAATCCAGTAGGAGCTCATGCGTTGGGTAGAGCTGCTAGAAAATCAGGTATACGGCCATATGGTGCGGTAATAGATGAATTGGAGGGGAGACTATGA
- a CDS encoding nickel-dependent hydrogenase large subunit has translation MAKTTYYVPIGPIHPALKEPIRVEAEVEGEKIVKVDVKRGFAHRGIEYMGMKRNAIQTLYLSERICGICSISHPYAFVIGSEKALGIEAPPRAQYIRSIIAELERIHSHILWLGVIAHEIGFDSLLFWTWKGREKVLDILEAITGNRINYSMYMIGGVRRDLKESHIRALKDMITYYWEFTEHMKEVFLSDPVYEARTRGVAQVSKDVALKLNLVGPVARAAGLRMDIRQDIPYDAYADIDVKAVVPQDIVGEARGDAYDVTMVRIYEIEQSLDIIEYCIDNLPEGRILAIPNYIALLNKIKKTEGEGIGAHEAPRGEVIHYFRYDGTRDGPAVWKVVAPSYNNINSWAYCLLGAEVADIPVVVGYIDPCMCCNDRIAVVKDSTGKMLDYSYIHKRAIEKTRMLEKELGVRR, from the coding sequence GTGGCTAAAACAACTTATTATGTCCCCATTGGTCCAATTCACCCCGCTTTAAAAGAGCCAATTAGGGTTGAAGCAGAAGTTGAGGGAGAAAAGATAGTAAAAGTTGATGTAAAGAGAGGTTTTGCTCACAGGGGAATAGAGTACATGGGTATGAAGAGGAACGCAATACAAACCCTCTATTTATCAGAAAGAATATGTGGAATATGCTCAATTTCTCACCCATATGCATTTGTCATAGGCAGTGAAAAAGCTCTTGGAATTGAAGCTCCTCCTAGAGCCCAGTACATAAGATCTATAATTGCTGAGCTTGAAAGAATACACTCCCACATCCTTTGGCTTGGAGTTATAGCCCACGAAATAGGCTTTGACTCTCTACTCTTCTGGACGTGGAAAGGAAGAGAAAAAGTTCTAGATATCTTAGAGGCTATTACAGGGAACAGAATAAATTACTCCATGTACATGATAGGTGGAGTCAGGAGAGACTTAAAGGAGAGTCATATTAGAGCCCTCAAAGATATGATAACATACTACTGGGAATTCACTGAACACATGAAAGAAGTTTTCCTTTCTGACCCGGTATATGAAGCAAGAACTAGAGGAGTGGCACAGGTTTCAAAGGATGTAGCCCTTAAATTAAATCTTGTAGGTCCAGTAGCAAGAGCCGCTGGTCTGAGGATGGATATCAGACAAGATATTCCTTACGACGCTTATGCAGATATAGATGTGAAGGCAGTGGTGCCGCAGGACATTGTGGGTGAAGCTAGAGGAGATGCTTATGACGTTACTATGGTTAGAATTTATGAAATAGAGCAGAGTTTAGATATAATAGAGTACTGTATCGACAACCTTCCTGAAGGAAGGATACTGGCCATTCCTAACTATATTGCCCTTTTGAACAAAATCAAGAAAACAGAAGGAGAAGGAATAGGTGCCCATGAAGCTCCAAGAGGAGAGGTTATACATTACTTTAGATACGATGGAACAAGAGATGGTCCCGCAGTGTGGAAGGTGGTAGCACCAAGTTACAACAATATCAACAGTTGGGCATATTGTCTCCTAGGTGCTGAAGTGGCGGATATTCCCGTTGTCGTAGGATACATTGATCCTTGTATGTGCTGTAATGACAGAATAGCAGTTGTGAAAGATTCAACGGGTAAAATGCTGGATTACTCTTACATTCATAAGAGGGCCATCGAAAAAACAAGGATGCTAGAAAAAGAACTGGGGGTGAGAAGATGA
- a CDS encoding respiratory chain complex I subunit 1 family protein, translated as MNILYATLGLVGVYIYVSFVSLLWEGLDRKLVARMQRRMGPPLLQPFYDFLKLVSKEAIIPRDSNKLFEIAPVLALAASISLLAYTPLGFGPLFATKGDVLVFLYLLALIAFIRVIGGVSSGSPYAQIGAQREIIMLASREVSMMLGLFAILWRLAKLGAERPFSLETLYQYNIWEIGTPLTIVGTLILLIVFIFWLASEIEVGYFNIPEAETEVAEGPMAEYSGRHLALFKLSSALKEFASASLVVAIFFPWGLSGYLGMSGIGAIFVDLVFHTIKVFIVLFVSMSVFRAVTGRLRITQAVNLFWSRILPASIIGAILLAMDIVGVIA; from the coding sequence ATGAATATTTTATATGCAACCCTTGGATTAGTGGGAGTTTATATTTATGTTTCATTTGTTTCTCTCTTATGGGAGGGTTTGGATAGGAAGTTAGTTGCTAGAATGCAGAGAAGAATGGGTCCCCCTCTACTCCAGCCTTTTTATGATTTCTTAAAGCTCGTTAGTAAAGAAGCTATAATTCCGAGGGATTCAAATAAGTTATTCGAAATAGCTCCAGTGTTGGCTTTAGCAGCATCAATCTCCCTCTTGGCATATACTCCTCTTGGATTTGGTCCACTCTTTGCCACAAAAGGAGATGTGCTTGTATTTCTCTACTTACTCGCGTTAATAGCTTTCATAAGAGTAATAGGAGGAGTGAGTTCAGGTTCTCCCTATGCCCAGATAGGAGCTCAAAGGGAAATTATAATGCTGGCTTCAAGAGAGGTATCTATGATGCTTGGACTTTTTGCGATATTGTGGCGTCTAGCTAAACTCGGCGCAGAAAGACCTTTTAGTCTAGAAACCCTATATCAGTACAATATATGGGAAATTGGGACGCCATTAACAATTGTCGGCACCTTAATTCTTTTAATAGTATTTATCTTTTGGCTTGCAAGTGAAATTGAAGTAGGTTACTTCAATATCCCTGAGGCAGAAACAGAGGTCGCTGAGGGACCTATGGCAGAATATAGTGGTAGACATCTCGCATTATTCAAATTAAGCAGTGCATTAAAAGAATTCGCAAGTGCTAGCTTAGTGGTGGCAATATTCTTCCCCTGGGGATTAAGCGGATATCTTGGGATGAGCGGTATTGGGGCAATATTCGTAGACTTGGTGTTCCATACAATAAAGGTTTTCATAGTTCTCTTTGTTAGCATGAGCGTGTTTAGAGCGGTTACAGGAAGGCTTAGGATTACACAGGCTGTCAACTTATTCTGGAGTAGAATATTGCCTGCGAGCATCATTGGAGCAATCTTGCTGGCGATGGATATTGTGGGGGTGATTGCATGA
- a CDS encoding monovalent cation/H+ antiporter complex subunit F, producing MTAMILLLVSATLTMIRMLIGPTIPDRAVALDALTTTTAGAMVLYGIITKQAVMIDVALVYAVLSYIATLYIARYLVKKKVGVA from the coding sequence ATGACTGCAATGATACTATTGCTTGTTTCGGCTACATTAACCATGATAAGAATGTTAATCGGTCCAACAATACCTGATAGGGCCGTAGCTCTGGATGCTTTAACAACCACAACTGCTGGCGCAATGGTTCTGTATGGCATTATTACCAAACAGGCAGTGATGATTGATGTTGCTCTTGTTTATGCCGTGTTAAGCTATATTGCGACCCTTTACATAGCTAGATATCTAGTGAAAAAGAAGGTGGGAGTGGCATGA
- a CDS encoding 4Fe-4S binding protein, with the protein MKVPPTLSVVLRNLFKKPATNPFPKSEPLPTPEGFRGKLVYHVDKCIGCKLCINVCPAGVFEYVPEIKKVTLWLGRCVFCQQCVDVCPVSALEMSNEFLLATYNKYDDNLRWLKEEEIEEMIAQQGGKTKKYRIIPEKCKGCTLCARNCPQNAIEGAPRVVHKIDPNKCVGCGVCATVCKFGAIEEYEE; encoded by the coding sequence ATGAAAGTTCCTCCAACACTTTCAGTAGTTCTAAGAAACTTATTTAAAAAACCAGCCACAAATCCTTTCCCTAAAAGCGAGCCTTTACCAACTCCGGAAGGTTTCAGGGGAAAGTTAGTGTATCACGTGGACAAATGCATTGGATGTAAGTTGTGTATAAATGTATGTCCAGCGGGGGTATTCGAATACGTTCCAGAAATAAAGAAAGTGACACTTTGGTTGGGCAGATGTGTCTTCTGTCAGCAATGTGTGGATGTATGTCCCGTAAGTGCCCTAGAGATGAGCAATGAGTTTCTATTGGCTACCTACAATAAATATGATGATAACTTAAGATGGCTTAAAGAGGAGGAAATCGAGGAGATGATTGCTCAACAGGGAGGAAAGACAAAGAAATATCGGATAATTCCTGAAAAATGTAAGGGTTGTACTCTGTGTGCTAGAAATTGTCCACAAAATGCCATTGAAGGGGCACCTAGGGTAGTTCACAAAATCGATCCAAATAAGTGTGTTGGATGTGGTGTGTGTGCTACAGTATGTAAGTTTGGTGCCATAGAAGAATACGAAGAGTGA
- a CDS encoding NADH-quinone oxidoreductase subunit C, with translation MTPEELIKKIKERFEVETHTSQTKTPYPRKRIWIGIDRENFKSLMKYLQEIDPHAQFSIIIGEDRGDYLSATYHLELFCEEEPSLSVAVTTTCPKEDPKIPSLGDVFPSSVPYERENQEFLGIVFEGIPDPRRLFLPDDFPEGVYPLRLDETGITPEMVKNAGHPYKVKKEGS, from the coding sequence ATGACTCCGGAAGAATTAATCAAAAAAATTAAAGAGAGATTTGAGGTTGAAACTCATACCTCACAGACTAAAACACCCTATCCTAGGAAAAGGATTTGGATAGGGATTGATAGGGAGAATTTCAAAAGCCTCATGAAGTATCTTCAAGAAATTGACCCTCATGCCCAATTCTCAATAATAATTGGTGAGGATAGAGGAGACTACCTAAGTGCTACATATCACTTGGAGCTTTTCTGTGAAGAGGAACCAAGTCTATCAGTAGCTGTGACAACAACCTGTCCAAAGGAAGATCCCAAGATACCCTCTCTTGGGGACGTATTTCCCAGCTCGGTACCATATGAAAGAGAGAATCAGGAGTTTCTTGGAATAGTCTTTGAAGGCATACCTGATCCAAGAAGATTATTCCTCCCTGATGACTTCCCAGAGGGTGTCTATCCATTGAGACTTGATGAGACGGGCATAACTCCAGAGATGGTGAAAAATGCTGGACATCCTTACAAAGTCAAAAAGGAGGGGTCATAA
- a CDS encoding NADH-quinone oxidoreductase subunit C produces the protein MTLTAEEIFDRLKEELGDAILNYELKEYKMGVKKPRTYKEVWMEIDKSAFRRAIEAIFKIEYPHLHFITGEDIGESIRMIYSFGLFHEHPWGEVSIVIKFDLPKNELVLPTITDLMMGAETNEREIREMLGVEFDGLKNKRHLFLPDDWPEGKYPWRKDEYGVDDMIKHTHKSVKEIRKERGEQSG, from the coding sequence ATGACATTAACTGCTGAGGAGATCTTTGATAGATTAAAAGAGGAGCTTGGAGATGCTATACTAAACTATGAGCTCAAAGAATATAAGATGGGAGTCAAGAAGCCCAGAACCTATAAAGAAGTTTGGATGGAGATAGACAAAAGTGCCTTCAGGAGGGCAATTGAAGCAATATTCAAGATAGAGTATCCTCACTTACACTTCATAACTGGTGAGGACATTGGAGAATCTATACGAATGATTTATTCATTTGGACTTTTCCACGAGCATCCTTGGGGTGAGGTGAGCATAGTTATAAAATTTGACCTTCCAAAGAACGAGCTCGTCCTACCTACAATAACGGATCTTATGATGGGAGCTGAAACTAACGAGAGAGAAATCAGGGAAATGCTAGGGGTTGAATTTGATGGTCTCAAGAACAAGAGACATCTTTTCTTGCCGGACGACTGGCCCGAAGGAAAGTATCCGTGGAGAAAAGACGAATATGGTGTTGATGACATGATTAAACACACTCACAAAAGCGTTAAAGAAATAAGGAAAGAACGAGGTGAGCAAAGTGGCTAA
- a CDS encoding nickel-dependent hydrogenase large subunit, with protein MNGRIEYWVKIPIGPIHPALEEPEKFIITLDGERIINVDVKLGYNLRGLEWIAMRRNYIQLLYLVERICGICSFSHNHTYTRAVEEMAGIEVPERAEYIRAIIGELERIHSHLLNLGVVGHAIGYDTVLHLSWLARERVMDILEAIGGNRVNYAMNTIGGVRRDIEDKHKRAILEMIKYYREEIMPKIEEIFLYDPTVEARLRDAGVIPKRIAVEYSAQGPTARGSGIKKDIRYNEQLGVYPDLGVKPITPKEFTGVIKGDVFDRMVVRVGELWQSMEIIERAFDQMPEGKIKTFPKDNVALVKLKKADGMGIGRYEAPRGETIHYVRANPGTDGPAKWKAREPTFPNLFAVARALVGEQLADVPVAIASIDPCLSCTDRVAVIDSNTGIKRILTEKDLLKASIDKTREINPNIKAKPELIGTTCGGVRL; from the coding sequence ATGAATGGCAGAATTGAATATTGGGTTAAAATCCCAATTGGTCCAATTCATCCAGCATTAGAGGAACCGGAGAAGTTTATTATAACCCTTGATGGAGAGCGTATAATAAACGTTGACGTTAAGTTGGGTTACAATTTAAGGGGACTTGAATGGATTGCTATGAGAAGAAACTATATCCAATTGCTTTATTTAGTTGAAAGAATTTGTGGAATATGTTCATTTTCTCATAATCACACATATACTAGGGCCGTTGAGGAAATGGCAGGTATAGAAGTGCCTGAGAGGGCTGAATATATTAGGGCAATCATAGGAGAGCTGGAGAGGATTCATTCCCACTTGCTCAACCTTGGAGTAGTTGGACATGCAATTGGATATGACACTGTTCTTCACTTGAGTTGGCTTGCTAGGGAGAGAGTGATGGATATCTTGGAGGCAATTGGTGGTAACAGAGTGAACTATGCTATGAATACAATTGGTGGTGTTAGAAGGGACATAGAAGATAAGCATAAAAGAGCAATTCTTGAGATGATAAAGTACTATCGGGAGGAGATAATGCCAAAGATAGAGGAGATCTTTCTTTATGATCCCACAGTAGAGGCACGTTTAAGGGATGCAGGAGTCATCCCAAAAAGAATTGCAGTTGAATATAGTGCCCAAGGTCCAACTGCAAGAGGGAGTGGAATTAAGAAAGATATAAGATATAATGAACAACTTGGTGTTTACCCTGATCTAGGAGTTAAACCCATAACTCCAAAGGAGTTCACTGGGGTAATAAAGGGAGATGTTTTTGACAGAATGGTTGTTAGAGTTGGTGAACTTTGGCAAAGTATGGAGATTATAGAGCGAGCTTTTGATCAAATGCCTGAAGGGAAAATAAAAACATTTCCAAAGGACAATGTAGCACTGGTTAAGCTGAAAAAAGCAGATGGTATGGGAATTGGGAGGTATGAGGCTCCTAGAGGAGAGACTATCCATTATGTGAGGGCAAATCCTGGGACAGATGGCCCGGCAAAGTGGAAGGCAAGAGAACCTACTTTTCCAAACTTATTTGCAGTTGCAAGGGCATTAGTTGGAGAGCAACTTGCAGATGTGCCGGTAGCGATAGCCTCAATTGACCCATGTTTAAGTTGTACAGATAGAGTAGCCGTAATAGATTCAAATACTGGTATTAAGAGAATATTGACTGAAAAAGATCTGCTTAAGGCTTCAATAGATAAAACAAGAGAGATCAACCCAAATATAAAAGCGAAACCTGAACTAATTGGAACTACATGTGGGGGTGTGAGACTATGA
- a CDS encoding hydrogenase subunit MbhD domain-containing protein, with product MNPETFFWAIQVLIAIALIGSSIAAIRFKNLISAVIAMAVFSLALSVEFYILQAPDVAIAEAGVGAGLTTAMYLLAIRNTTDEEVVE from the coding sequence ATGAATCCTGAAACATTTTTCTGGGCAATTCAAGTTCTAATAGCCATAGCTTTAATTGGAAGTTCAATAGCAGCCATTAGGTTCAAGAACTTAATCTCAGCAGTAATTGCAATGGCCGTTTTTAGCTTGGCTCTTTCTGTGGAGTTCTATATTCTACAGGCACCAGATGTAGCAATAGCAGAGGCTGGTGTTGGAGCAGGACTCACAACGGCGATGTACCTTCTTGCTATACGAAACACCACCGATGAGGAGGTGGTAGAATGA